The DNA window CGAACACCTGGGTACGCTCCACCGGCCGGTGGATCCCGCACACCGCCAAGGACCCCGTCAACGACGCCGACCTCCCCTACTTCCAGGTGGAGACCTGGGAGAAGATCCCCGCGCCCGCCGAGCCGTACGAGTAGGACGCGGGTCGGCCCGCCGGCCTCCGGCCGGGTTCCCTGCGGACCCACCGTCGCGCGCGGCCGGTAGTTTCCCGATCCGTCGAGGAGTGTCCGTGTCCCACGTCCACGCCGGCCGAGCGGCATCCCCGGTGCGGCACCGGCTGACCTTGCTGTTCCTGATCCCCGCGGTGCTGCTGACCGCCCTGGGCATGCTGCTGCTCTGGCCGCACCAGGCGGCGCCGGTAGAGGCCACCGACGAGCCACCCCGGGTTTTTGGACAGGTCCGTGCGGTCACGCAGCGACCCTGCGCACAGGCAGCGGGAGAAAGCGACGAAGCCGCGGGGCCGACCACCAGCTGCGGATCGGTCAGCGCCACCCTCACCAGCGGTCGGGATGCCGGGACCACCGTCAGCACCGACATTCCCACCGGTCCCGGCGCGCCCCGACTGCGCATCGGAGACGAGGTCACCCTTCTCCTGCTCGACGATCCGACCGGCGACGGCAAGAGCTACGTCGTCGTCGACTTCCAACGTTCCCGACAACTGTGGCTGCTCGGCGCCGCCTTCGCCCTCGCCGTCATCGCGTTCGCCCGTTGGCGCGGGGTAACCGCGTTGGCCGGCCTCGCCGTGACCTTCGCCGTCCTGCTGCTGTTCATCATCCCCGCCATTCTCGACGGCCGGTCACCGGTGCTGGTCGCCGTCGTCGGCTCTGCCGCCATCGTGCTCACCGTGCTCTACCTGACCCACGGCTTCGCCACGACCACCTCCGTGGCCGTCGCCGGGACCCTGGTCAGCCTCACCATCACCGCCGTGTTGTCCGCGGTGGCGGCTCTCGGGCTTACCTCGGGGGGATGTGGCAACTGCCGCAGCGGCGGCACCACCTATTTCCAACCCGTCGTCGAGGCACTGAACCGGTACAACGTCAGCGTCTACTGACCACACCGGGACCCCCGCCGGATCACGCGGACCACCCCGCCCGCCCCAGGGTGGCGACCACGATGCCGGCGTGTGCTGTGCGCCTGCGCCTGCGCCTGCGCCTGCGCCTGCGCCTGACTGTGCCGAGCCCTGACCTGGGTGTGGTCGTCGGGCGGCAGACGCGGTGCGGTGCTCTGGACATTAGATCCACAGACTTGTCCGCAGCCACGAGTTCGATGCACTAGCATCGATATGCTGAACCGCTTCCGGTCCGTTTCGATACGAGGGGTGTCATGATTCGTCGTGCGATCGTCGTAGCTGCCATTGCCGTGTTCGTCTCCGTTGTCGTGCCGGGATCGCCGGCTCAGGCGCGGGCCTGCAAGATCGACCACCAATGTACGACCTACTACTATTCGGACTCATCGCACAGCACGCAGGTGGGCAGCCTCTACGAGGAGTGCGACGGATCCCGCTACAGCTCGGGCCGTCGGACGGGCTACCTCACCTTCTCGGAGATCCCGTGCCGGAGCAGCCGGTGAGCTGAGGCGCACGAGTTCGGCCGCCGAACGGCGGTGGCCGTCGGTCGCCGACGTCGGTCGACGTCCGGGACGGCGAGATTGCCGATGCTGTGCGCGAGATGCGACCACGAGGGCCGCACGCGTCGACGGCCGCTCCGCCTGCCGACGTTCAGCGCGGATGTGAGGTGATCGGGGAACCATCCGCAAAGGATGGTTCCCCGATCGGTCTCCGCGTCAGAAGCCGGAGTTGCCGGCCCCGCGGTAGATGGTGAAGGTGCTGCCGGGGTTGCTGAGACCGCCGGACGGTGTGCCGGAGACCCTCGTGTTGCTGAAGGTCGCGCTGCCGGTGACATTGTCGATGACAATGCCGTACGTGCCGGTGTTCTCGATGGTGACCCGGTCGAACGTGGTGCCGGTGATGGTTCTACCCCAGCTCATCAGGACACCCGCGTACGTGCTGTCCCTGATGGTCGTGTCGGTGATCTGGATCGGGGCGGTGATGTCGGCGGTGTCGGCGTAGACCCAGAGGGCTCCGAGTTGGGCGTTCCAGTTCGGTTCGAGGCCGCCGGTGCGGGTAAGGGTGTTGCGGGCGATGACCGTGGTGCCGGAGAGCGGAACCGGCGCGAAGCGGGTGCCGACCGCGATGCCGGCGGAGGCGACCACGGTGTCGGACATCAGGTTGTCGGTGACGCGGTTGCTGGTGCCGCCGTAGACGCCCACGGTGTTGGCCAGCATCGGTAGCTGCAGCGTGTTGAAGGTGAACGCCGAGTTCGTGACCGGACTCCCCTCGGACCACATGGCCAGCGCGTCGTCGCCGGTGTTGCGGACCGAGGACTGGTCGATGCGGGTGTTCCTGACGCTGCCGTTCAGGTTGACCCCATCGGCGTAGGTGTCCCGGATCCGCATACCGATGACGTAGAGGCCGTCGGTGCCGTCGTCGGCCCACAGGCCGACCTTGGAGTGGAAGACGAGGATGTTCTGCAACATCGAGCCGGCGCCGAAGTTGCCCTCGAAGGCGGCGTCGTCCCCGCCGTCGTTGCGGACGGTAGAGTCGCCGGAGATCGCCAGGTCGAAGATCTGGACGTTGCCGCCGGTGGCGAAGAAGCCGCCCTTCCCGTTCGTGCCCATGAGGGTGGTGTGCCACGGGCCGGCGCCGCGGATCGTCACGCCCTGCACATTGATCCTTGACGAGATCCGGTAGGTGCCGGTCGGGATCCACAGGCCCTTGCCGGCGGATTTCGCCGAGTTGAGCGCGTTGGTGAGCGCGGCGGTGTCGTCGCCGCCGCCGGGCGGCGGCGCGGAGGTGTAACCGCTGGGCGCGGTTCCCGCGACGGCCTGCTCCGTGTCGATCAGGTCGATCGTGTAAGTGGAAGCGGTGTCTCCGGCGTCCTTCTGCAAGGTGAGCACGGTGCCGGCCGGCCAGTCGCCGATCAGGGTGCGGCTCTCGTCGTAGAAGCGGTGCGCGTTGCCGTCGGCGGGGTTGTTGTTGTACGGGTAGTCGCCGTAGACCCAGGCGTGTCGCGAGCTGAGGTTGAGGTCGCGCAGGTGACTGCCGTTGGCGTACAGCGAGAGGGTGGCGTTGGTGTTGTCCGGCACCGAATACCGCACGGTGAGCGCGTTCGCCGGCTTGGTCAGGGTGAACCGGACGTACTGTCCGGTGGCCCTGAGCTGCACGGCACGCCGGCCGGATGACTCCGAGGCGATGGTCTTGTAGGTGCGGTCGGCGGCCAGCACGGTGCCGTTGGTGGCACCGTTCTCGGCCTCGAACTCGGTGTAGGGCAGCGTCGCGCCCCGCTCGGCGAGCGCCTGCGCGCCGGTCACGTTGATCCGGTCGATCGCCACGTCGCCGCTGTCGCTGGCGTCGCGCCGCAGGGTGACGGTGTTGAGCCCGGCGCGGAGCGTCAGGTTCGTGGTGACGGTCTGCCACCCCGCACCCGCGGGAAGGGTGAGCTGCCCGGCCCTCACCCCGTTGGCGTAGACGGAGAGCGTACGGGTCGAGCCGGTGGTGTTGCTGAACCGGACCGTGGTGGCCCTGGTGCCGGCGGACGGCAGGTTCGGGGTGAGGACGACCCGCGCGCCGGTGGTGCTGAAACCGGTCAGGTGTCCGGCTCCGGAGTATCCGCCGACCGAGGTGGCGACGGACGGCCCACCGGAGTAGAAGCTGCTCTCGGCCTCGAAGGCCAGGCCGCCGGTGCCGGGCGGCGGCGTGGTGGGCGGGGTGGTCGGAGTGGTGGTCGTGCCGACGGCGAGGTGGTCCAGGTTGACGTTGCCGGTGTCGGCGGCGTCGAACGTGATCGCGACGGTGTTGGCGCCGCTGTTCAGAGCGGCCGTGACGGTTTGCGTGCCCCAGGTGTCCCAGTTCGCGGTGGCGGGCAGGGTGATCTGCTGGACCATGGCGCCGTTGACGTGCAGTGACAGGGTCTTGGTCGACCCGGTGCCGTTGGCGTAGCGCAGGGTCAGCGGGGTGTTGCCGGCGGTGGCCGCGGTCACCCGGAAGGTGGTGGCGGCGCTGCCCCTGTTGCCGTCGGTGTACCCGCCGACGAAACCGGCACCGGTGTAGCCGGGGTGGTCGGCCTCGATCCGGGTGCCGCCGCTGAGCGTCGCCGACTCGGCTTCCAGTCGTCCGGCCGGCGCCGCGGGGATGGGCGCGACGCTGAGTTCGTCCAGGTTGACGTTGCCGGAGTCGGAGGCGTCGAAGGCGTACGCGATGGTGTTGGTGCCGGCGACCAGCGTCGCGGTCGTGCCGGCGGTCTGCCAGCTGTCCCAGTTCGCGGTGGCGGCCAGCGAGAGCTGTTGGGCCCGGGTGCCGTTGATGTAGAGCGACAAGGTCTTCGCCGAGCCGGTGCCGTTGGCGTAGCGGATCGACAGGGTGTGCTGGCCGGCGGTGGGGTTCGCGACCGAGAAGCTGGTCCTGGCGCTGCCCTTGTTGCCGTCGGTGAAGCCGCCGACGAAGCCGGATCCGCGGTACCCGGCGTGGTCGGTCGCCACCGTCGCACCGCCGGTCAAGGTGCCGTTCTCGGCCTGTAGGGTGGCGGTGGCGGCCAGGGTGGGTGCTGCGAGCAGGGCGGCGAGGACTGTGCCTGCGAAGATCGCGGCTGCCGCGATGGGGGCGCCGCGGCGGAGATGCCTCATGAGGACTCCAATGTGGGAGGGGATTGGGGCCGGACGTTAATCCCCGTCACATCGGCGTAGCAAGAACGAAATTTTCCTCGGGTAAACCAGCGCCGGAACCCTGTCAGGAAACAACAGAAATCTGAGCGCCGCGCTGACCTGCGGATAGACGCGCGCCGCGGTGGACCTCACGCTTGCAAGATCGGCAAGTGGACGGTGCGGAGCCTCCAGAACTTTCGTGGTTTCCGCGCCTCAGGTGGTGGGTGTCGGTGCCGGTCCGGTGGAGCCGCGGACCACCAGTTCCGGCTCGTGCAGCAACTCCTTGGGTGCGGTCACCGTCGTGCGCCCGCCGATCTGGTTGACCAGCAGGGTGACCGCCGCCCGGGCCATCGACTCGATCGGCTGTCGCAGTGTGGTGAGCGGCGGGTCGGCGTAGTTCATCAACGCCGAGTCGTCGAATCCGACCACCGACACGTCGTTCGG is part of the Micromonospora sp. WMMD980 genome and encodes:
- a CDS encoding YibE/F family protein, with the translated sequence MSHVHAGRAASPVRHRLTLLFLIPAVLLTALGMLLLWPHQAAPVEATDEPPRVFGQVRAVTQRPCAQAAGESDEAAGPTTSCGSVSATLTSGRDAGTTVSTDIPTGPGAPRLRIGDEVTLLLLDDPTGDGKSYVVVDFQRSRQLWLLGAAFALAVIAFARWRGVTALAGLAVTFAVLLLFIIPAILDGRSPVLVAVVGSAAIVLTVLYLTHGFATTTSVAVAGTLVSLTITAVLSAVAALGLTSGGCGNCRSGGTTYFQPVVEALNRYNVSVY
- a CDS encoding DUF6289 family protein, which codes for MIRRAIVVAAIAVFVSVVVPGSPAQARACKIDHQCTTYYYSDSSHSTQVGSLYEECDGSRYSSGRRTGYLTFSEIPCRSSR
- a CDS encoding CBM35 domain-containing protein, encoding MRHLRRGAPIAAAAIFAGTVLAALLAAPTLAATATLQAENGTLTGGATVATDHAGYRGSGFVGGFTDGNKGSARTSFSVANPTAGQHTLSIRYANGTGSAKTLSLYINGTRAQQLSLAATANWDSWQTAGTTATLVAGTNTIAYAFDASDSGNVNLDELSVAPIPAAPAGRLEAESATLSGGTRIEADHPGYTGAGFVGGYTDGNRGSAATTFRVTAATAGNTPLTLRYANGTGSTKTLSLHVNGAMVQQITLPATANWDTWGTQTVTAALNSGANTVAITFDAADTGNVNLDHLAVGTTTTPTTPPTTPPPGTGGLAFEAESSFYSGGPSVATSVGGYSGAGHLTGFSTTGARVVLTPNLPSAGTRATTVRFSNTTGSTRTLSVYANGVRAGQLTLPAGAGWQTVTTNLTLRAGLNTVTLRRDASDSGDVAIDRINVTGAQALAERGATLPYTEFEAENGATNGTVLAADRTYKTIASESSGRRAVQLRATGQYVRFTLTKPANALTVRYSVPDNTNATLSLYANGSHLRDLNLSSRHAWVYGDYPYNNNPADGNAHRFYDESRTLIGDWPAGTVLTLQKDAGDTASTYTIDLIDTEQAVAGTAPSGYTSAPPPGGGDDTAALTNALNSAKSAGKGLWIPTGTYRISSRINVQGVTIRGAGPWHTTLMGTNGKGGFFATGGNVQIFDLAISGDSTVRNDGGDDAAFEGNFGAGSMLQNILVFHSKVGLWADDGTDGLYVIGMRIRDTYADGVNLNGSVRNTRIDQSSVRNTGDDALAMWSEGSPVTNSAFTFNTLQLPMLANTVGVYGGTSNRVTDNLMSDTVVASAGIAVGTRFAPVPLSGTTVIARNTLTRTGGLEPNWNAQLGALWVYADTADITAPIQITDTTIRDSTYAGVLMSWGRTITGTTFDRVTIENTGTYGIVIDNVTGSATFSNTRVSGTPSGGLSNPGSTFTIYRGAGNSGF